A DNA window from Thiobacillus denitrificans ATCC 25259 contains the following coding sequences:
- a CDS encoding YbaB/EbfC family nucleoid-associated protein: protein MKGGIGNMMKQVQQMQENMAKMQAKLAEIEIEGQSGAGMVKVTMTCKYDVRRVAIDPSLMSDDKEMLEDLVAAAVNDAVRKVETTVQEKMAGVTAGLPIPPGMKLPF from the coding sequence ATCAAGGGCGGCATCGGCAACATGATGAAGCAGGTGCAACAGATGCAGGAGAACATGGCCAAGATGCAGGCCAAGCTCGCCGAGATCGAAATCGAGGGGCAGAGCGGCGCCGGCATGGTCAAGGTCACGATGACCTGCAAATACGACGTGCGTCGCGTCGCGATCGACCCGAGCCTGATGTCCGACGACAAGGAAATGCTCGAGGACCTCGTCGCGGCGGCCGTCAACGACGCCGTACGCAAGGTCGAGACGACCGTGCAGGAAAAGATGGCCGGCGTCACCGCCGGCCTGCCGATTCCACCCGGGATGAAGCTGCCTTTCTGA
- a CDS encoding thioredoxin family protein, with the protein MSEHALDVGLADFTQWVLEESKRRPVVVDFWAPWCGPCKSLKPVLEKLAAEYGGKFLLAKVNSDDNQELAARYGVRGIPSVKAFIDGQQVDEFSGALPEGEVRAFLDRLIPSPAEALREQAADARARGDSAAALERLAEASRLDPAHLGVRLDAAENMLDLGEADEASRLLASVPDDADPRVAQLKARLRFTGAAGEDENALRARLAANENDHGARLQLANLLVAAGQYEAGMDALLEIVRRDRSFEDDVGRKTLLSVFNLLGPGELVSRYRRLLASALN; encoded by the coding sequence ATGTCTGAACATGCTCTCGACGTCGGCCTGGCCGACTTTACCCAATGGGTGCTCGAGGAGTCGAAGCGCCGCCCGGTCGTCGTCGACTTCTGGGCGCCGTGGTGCGGGCCGTGCAAGTCGCTCAAGCCTGTGCTCGAGAAGCTCGCGGCCGAATATGGCGGCAAGTTCCTGCTCGCCAAGGTCAACTCCGACGATAACCAGGAACTCGCCGCGCGCTACGGTGTGCGCGGCATCCCAAGCGTCAAGGCGTTCATCGACGGCCAGCAGGTGGACGAGTTCTCGGGCGCGCTGCCCGAGGGCGAGGTGCGCGCGTTTCTCGACCGGCTGATTCCGAGCCCCGCCGAGGCGCTGCGCGAGCAGGCCGCCGATGCCCGCGCCCGAGGCGACTCGGCGGCCGCCCTCGAGCGCCTGGCCGAGGCGTCCAGACTCGATCCTGCCCACCTCGGCGTGCGTCTCGACGCGGCAGAAAACATGCTCGACCTCGGCGAGGCGGATGAAGCGAGCCGCCTGCTCGCCAGCGTGCCGGACGACGCCGATCCGCGTGTGGCGCAGCTGAAGGCGCGCCTGCGGTTCACCGGCGCGGCGGGCGAGGACGAGAACGCGCTGCGGGCGCGCCTGGCGGCGAACGAGAATGACCACGGCGCACGGCTCCAGCTCGCCAACCTGCTCGTCGCCGCGGGTCAATACGAAGCGGGCATGGACGCGTTGCTCGAAATCGTGCGCCGCGACCGCAGTTTCGAGGACGATGTCGGCCGCAAGACGCTGCTTTCGGTGTTCAACCTGCTTGGCCCGGGCGAACTGGTGAGCCGCTACCGTCGCCTGCTGGCAAGCGCGCTCAATTGA
- the greB gene encoding transcription elongation factor GreB: MNKAFVKETDADDADDGAEIAAPALPAGAKNYMTPAGYARLDAEFNQLWKVERPKLVETISWAASNGDRSENGDYIYGKKRLREVDRRIRFLSKRLEHAEVVDPATRAATDQVFFGATVTVADADGSESTYAIVGLDEADASRGRIAWMSPMARALLKAREGDTVVVQTPDGRREVEIIEVRYVALE; the protein is encoded by the coding sequence ATGAACAAAGCTTTCGTCAAGGAAACCGACGCCGACGACGCGGACGACGGCGCCGAGATCGCCGCACCGGCCCTGCCGGCTGGCGCCAAGAACTATATGACGCCGGCCGGCTACGCGCGGCTCGACGCCGAATTCAATCAGCTGTGGAAGGTCGAGCGCCCCAAGCTCGTCGAAACGATCTCGTGGGCGGCAAGCAACGGCGATCGCTCGGAAAACGGCGACTACATCTATGGCAAGAAGCGTCTGCGCGAAGTCGACCGCCGCATCCGCTTCCTGTCCAAGCGGCTCGAGCACGCCGAGGTCGTCGACCCGGCGACGCGCGCGGCGACCGACCAGGTGTTTTTCGGCGCGACCGTCACCGTCGCCGACGCGGACGGCAGCGAATCCACCTACGCGATCGTCGGCCTCGACGAAGCCGACGCGAGCCGCGGGCGCATCGCCTGGATGTCGCCGATGGCGCGCGCACTGCTGAAGGCGCGCGAGGGCGACACCGTCGTGGTGCAGACGCCCGACGGGCGTCGCGAGGTCGAGATCATCGAGGTGCGCTACGTCGCGCTGGAGTAG
- the tldD gene encoding metalloprotease TldD yields the protein MNPTDAFVPIQSAEQLFRSAEATLLTPNGLDADKLAPVFGRLLTHDVDYADLYFQYSRSEGWSLEEGQVKSGSFNIDQGVGVRAICGEKTAFAYSDDISLDALGAAADATRAIARAGQNRSFGMVHRGEGRLLYNAVDPLVSLDDAAKVALLERLEKKARAMDPRVIQVMASLASEYEVVFIARSDGHLAADVRPLVRLSLQVIAEQDGRREQGSGGGGGRFDYSYFTDDILEKYARQAVHQASVNLEARPAPAGSMTVVLGAGWPGILLHEAIGHGLEGDFNRKGSSAFSGRIGERVAAPGVTVVDDGTIPLRRGSLNVDDEGNPTQRTTLIEDGVLTGYMQDMMNARLMGMQPTGNARRESFAHLTMPRMTNTLMLGGDKHPHEIIASVKNGLYAVNFGGGQVDITSGKFVFSAAEAYMIENGKISYPVKGATLIGNGPEVLTRVSMIGNDMEMDSGVGTCGKEGQSVPVGVGQPTLRIDGLTVGGTA from the coding sequence ATGAACCCGACCGACGCCTTCGTTCCGATCCAGTCCGCCGAACAGCTGTTCCGTTCGGCCGAAGCCACCCTGCTGACGCCGAACGGCCTCGACGCCGACAAGCTCGCACCGGTGTTCGGCCGTCTGCTCACGCACGACGTCGACTACGCCGACCTCTACTTCCAGTACAGCCGCTCCGAGGGCTGGAGCCTTGAGGAAGGCCAGGTCAAATCGGGCAGCTTCAACATCGACCAGGGCGTCGGCGTGCGGGCGATCTGCGGCGAGAAGACCGCCTTCGCCTATTCCGACGACATCAGTCTCGACGCGCTCGGCGCCGCGGCCGACGCGACGCGCGCGATCGCGCGGGCCGGACAGAACCGCAGCTTCGGCATGGTGCACCGCGGCGAAGGCCGTCTGCTCTACAACGCGGTCGATCCGCTCGTGAGCCTCGACGATGCAGCCAAGGTCGCGCTGCTCGAACGGCTCGAAAAGAAGGCGCGCGCGATGGATCCGCGTGTGATCCAGGTCATGGCAAGCCTCGCCTCGGAATACGAAGTCGTCTTCATCGCGCGTTCCGACGGCCATCTCGCGGCCGACGTACGCCCGCTCGTACGCCTGTCGCTGCAGGTCATCGCCGAGCAGGACGGCCGGCGCGAGCAGGGCTCGGGCGGTGGCGGTGGGCGCTTCGACTACAGTTATTTCACCGACGACATCCTCGAGAAATACGCGCGCCAGGCCGTGCATCAGGCGAGCGTCAATCTCGAGGCGCGCCCGGCCCCTGCGGGCAGCATGACCGTCGTTCTCGGCGCCGGCTGGCCCGGCATCCTGCTGCACGAGGCGATCGGACACGGCCTCGAAGGCGACTTCAACCGCAAGGGCAGCTCGGCCTTTTCCGGCCGCATCGGCGAGCGCGTCGCCGCCCCCGGCGTGACCGTCGTCGACGACGGTACGATCCCGCTCAGACGCGGCTCGCTCAACGTCGACGACGAAGGCAACCCGACCCAGCGCACCACGCTGATCGAGGACGGCGTCCTCACCGGCTACATGCAGGACATGATGAACGCGCGGCTCATGGGCATGCAGCCGACCGGCAACGCGCGCCGCGAATCCTTCGCCCACCTGACCATGCCGCGCATGACCAACACCCTCATGCTCGGCGGCGACAAGCATCCGCACGAGATCATCGCCTCGGTCAAGAACGGCCTCTACGCCGTCAACTTCGGCGGCGGCCAGGTCGACATCACGAGCGGCAAGTTCGTCTTCTCCGCCGCCGAGGCTTACATGATCGAGAACGGCAAGATCAGCTATCCGGTGAAAGGCGCCACCCTCATCGGCAACGGCCCCGAGGTGCTGACGCGCGTCTCGATGATCGGCAACGACATGGAGATGGATTCCGGCGTCGGGACGTGCGGGAAGGAGGGGCAGAGCGTGCCGGTCGGGGTGGGACAGCCGACGCTGAGGATTGATGGGTTGACGGTTGGCGGAACGGCCTGA
- a CDS encoding DUF2905 domain-containing protein yields MLKWLLTLLAALLVLGLLTPWLTRLGFGRLPGDVRIARGRRTFYFPFTSVILSSLLLSLLAYLLGR; encoded by the coding sequence ATGTTGAAGTGGTTGCTTACGCTGCTTGCAGCCCTGCTGGTGCTCGGACTGCTCACCCCCTGGCTCACTCGGCTCGGCTTCGGCCGGCTGCCGGGAGACGTGCGCATCGCGCGCGGCCGCCGGACATTCTACTTCCCCTTCACCAGCGTCATTCTCTCGTCGCTGCTGCTCTCCCTGCTTGCTTACCTACTGGGCCGATGA
- a CDS encoding PEP-CTERM sorting domain-containing protein encodes MTLRTLGLLAGLALASSAQAVTLQLVDTHYLGAFDGGELYGELFAVADAGTIDHALSFDITGGLYAGSGVFDLSLGNITDITGLSAIIFKGASSTPYVTFTPVSGGDLLMLPTGTYFGVGNYTLQIEGEAIGSGLFGLPAGSYIIGAATLAVPEPETWAMLLAALGLVVLRVRAAGKADPA; translated from the coding sequence ATGACACTGCGCACACTCGGTCTTCTGGCCGGTCTAGCCCTGGCGAGCAGCGCCCAGGCGGTCACGCTGCAACTAGTCGACACACACTATCTCGGCGCCTTCGACGGCGGCGAACTCTACGGCGAGCTCTTCGCGGTCGCCGACGCGGGCACGATCGATCACGCCCTCAGCTTTGACATCACCGGCGGGCTTTACGCCGGTTCCGGCGTCTTCGATCTTTCTCTGGGCAACATCACCGACATCACGGGGCTCAGCGCGATCATCTTCAAAGGCGCAAGCAGCACGCCCTACGTGACCTTCACCCCGGTCTCGGGGGGAGACCTCCTGATGCTGCCAACCGGCACCTATTTCGGCGTCGGCAACTACACGCTGCAGATCGAGGGCGAGGCCATAGGCAGCGGGCTGTTCGGCCTTCCTGCCGGGTCCTACATCATCGGCGCCGCGACGCTCGCGGTTCCCGAGCCCGAAACCTGGGCCATGCTGCTCGCCGCGCTCGGCCTCGTGGTTCTACGCGTACGCGCCGCAGGCAAGGCCGACCCCGCCTGA
- the recR gene encoding recombination mediator RecR codes for MQPAALESLINALRVLPGVGPKSAARMAYHLLQRDRRGAETLAGALGHALTHLHHCRLCNNFSEAEVCEVCASTRRDRRQLAVVEMPADFNMMEATQSYNGLYFVLMGRLSPLDGIGPREIHLDRLINRALDGTVEEVILATNFTPEGEATAHTIGELLKARGLKVSRLARGVPVGGELEYVDSGTLAQAVRDRRAL; via the coding sequence ATGCAACCCGCCGCGCTGGAAAGCCTGATCAACGCGCTGCGCGTGTTGCCGGGGGTAGGCCCCAAGTCAGCGGCGCGCATGGCCTATCACCTGCTCCAGCGCGACCGGCGCGGCGCGGAGACGCTGGCCGGCGCGCTCGGTCATGCATTGACCCATCTGCACCACTGCCGCCTGTGCAACAATTTTTCCGAAGCGGAAGTCTGCGAGGTCTGCGCGAGCACGCGGCGCGACCGGCGGCAGCTCGCCGTGGTCGAGATGCCGGCCGACTTCAACATGATGGAAGCCACGCAAAGCTACAATGGGCTGTACTTCGTGCTGATGGGGCGGCTGTCGCCGCTCGACGGCATCGGGCCGCGCGAGATCCATCTCGACCGCCTGATCAACCGTGCGCTCGACGGCACCGTAGAGGAAGTCATACTCGCGACCAACTTCACGCCCGAGGGTGAGGCGACCGCCCACACGATAGGCGAGTTGCTCAAGGCGCGCGGCCTCAAGGTCAGCCGCCTGGCGCGCGGCGTGCCGGTCGGCGGCGAACTCGAATACGTCGACAGCGGCACGCTCGCCCAGGCGGTGCGCGACCGCCGCGCGCTGTAG
- the dnaX gene encoding DNA polymerase III subunit gamma/tau produces the protein MTDLFGESASPAMALARKWRPRAFADLRGQEHVVQALSNALTQGRLHHAYLLTGTRGVGKTTLARILAKCLNCESGVSATPCGTCSACTQIDAGRFVDLLELDAASNTGVDNMREVLDNAQYAPTVGRYKVYIIDEVHMLSKPAFNSMLKTLEEPPAHVKFILATTDPQKIPVTVLSRCLQFNLKPMTPALVAGHLGDVLAQERVDAEPAALNLLARAAAGSMRDALSLTDQAIAYGGGRIEAAAVEAMLGTVRRDYLFDLLDALAAGDGDALMTQARLLAERGIAFDATLQDLGNLLTQLALVLHAPGAVEDGADAERTRAAAEKLDAETVQLYYQIALNGRRDLPYAPDEFSGFCMTLLRMLAFAPATDPTPRSPGGGRAPVASADSTPAAAPLAAPAPARVPAAAPAPLQQPEAARQVASAEPLAAEDADSPRAAAAPPDAPFVAAEPAPAAQWDWLAVVAGLRLGGMAKMLADHCELVAQTGDSVTLRVGEAHKHLLDRAYQDRLTGALREKYGPALQITFEVGSAADQTPQQVRTRIKEARQAEAIAAIEADPFVRELVEQFGGQVEASTIQPLAP, from the coding sequence ATGACTGACCTCTTCGGCGAATCCGCTTCCCCCGCAATGGCGCTGGCGCGCAAATGGCGGCCGCGCGCGTTTGCCGATCTGCGCGGCCAGGAGCATGTCGTGCAGGCGCTGTCGAACGCGCTGACCCAGGGGCGACTGCATCACGCCTACCTGCTCACCGGCACGCGCGGCGTCGGCAAGACCACGCTGGCGCGGATTCTCGCCAAGTGCCTGAATTGCGAAAGCGGCGTGAGTGCGACGCCTTGCGGGACCTGCTCGGCGTGCACCCAGATCGACGCGGGACGCTTCGTCGACCTGCTCGAGCTCGACGCGGCGTCGAACACCGGCGTCGACAACATGCGCGAGGTGCTCGACAACGCGCAATACGCGCCGACCGTCGGCCGCTACAAGGTCTACATCATCGACGAAGTGCACATGCTCTCGAAGCCGGCCTTCAACTCGATGCTGAAGACGCTTGAAGAACCGCCCGCGCACGTCAAGTTCATCCTCGCGACGACCGATCCGCAGAAGATTCCGGTGACGGTGCTGTCGCGCTGCCTGCAGTTCAACCTCAAGCCGATGACGCCCGCGCTCGTGGCCGGGCACCTCGGTGACGTGCTCGCCCAGGAGCGCGTCGACGCGGAACCTGCCGCGCTGAACCTGCTCGCGCGCGCGGCCGCCGGCAGCATGCGCGACGCGCTCTCGCTGACCGACCAGGCGATCGCCTACGGCGGCGGCAGGATCGAGGCGGCAGCGGTCGAGGCGATGCTCGGCACCGTGCGTCGCGATTATCTGTTCGACCTGCTCGACGCGCTGGCGGCGGGTGACGGCGACGCGCTCATGACGCAGGCGCGCCTGCTCGCCGAACGCGGCATCGCGTTCGACGCGACGCTGCAGGACCTTGGCAACCTGCTGACCCAACTGGCGCTCGTGCTGCACGCGCCGGGCGCCGTCGAGGACGGCGCGGACGCCGAGCGGACACGCGCGGCCGCCGAAAAGCTCGACGCCGAAACGGTTCAGCTCTATTACCAGATCGCGCTGAACGGCCGCCGCGACCTGCCTTACGCGCCCGACGAGTTTTCCGGGTTCTGCATGACGCTGCTGCGCATGCTGGCCTTCGCGCCGGCGACCGATCCCACGCCGCGCAGCCCGGGGGGCGGACGCGCCCCTGTCGCCTCGGCGGACTCGACGCCGGCCGCTGCCCCCCTCGCCGCACCTGCGCCGGCCCGCGTCCCGGCCGCAGCGCCAGCGCCTTTGCAGCAACCGGAAGCCGCCCGCCAGGTGGCCTCCGCTGAGCCGCTCGCAGCCGAGGACGCCGACTCCCCTCGCGCTGCTGCGGCTCCGCCGGACGCGCCGTTCGTCGCCGCCGAGCCGGCACCCGCTGCGCAATGGGACTGGCTCGCCGTCGTCGCGGGGCTCCGGCTCGGGGGCATGGCCAAGATGCTCGCCGACCATTGCGAACTCGTCGCGCAGACAGGCGACTCGGTCACGCTGCGGGTCGGCGAAGCGCACAAGCATCTGCTCGACCGCGCCTATCAGGACCGGCTCACTGGCGCGCTGCGCGAGAAGTACGGGCCGGCGCTCCAGATCACCTTCGAGGTCGGCAGCGCGGCAGATCAGACGCCGCAACAGGTGCGCACGCGGATCAAGGAAGCGCGCCAGGCCGAAGCCATCGCCGCGATCGAGGCGGACCCGTTCGTGCGCGAACTGGTCGAGCAGTTCGGCGGCCAGGTCGAGGCTTCAACCATCCAGCCGCTGGCGCCCTGA
- a CDS encoding 3-deoxy-7-phosphoheptulonate synthase, with protein sequence MSATRTDDTRIEQSGELLAPMQIMRELRASEAVHAHVARARGAIHDVLRGADDRMFVVVGPCSIHDPEAALDYARKLKPLADELAHELIVVMRVYFEKPRTTVGWKGLINDPHLDESFDINEGLRLARKLLLEINEIGLPCATEFLDLISPQYIADLVSWGAIGARTTESQSHRQLASGLSCPVGFKNGTDGSLRIAVDAIKAAAARHHFISVTKSGHVGVFSTSGNEDAHVILRGGKAPNYDAASVNLASGELAAAGLRQQLMIDFSHANSSKQYQRQIEVAADVAAQIAGGDTRIIGAMVESHLNPGRQDLVPGQSLEYAKSITDACIGWEDTIPLLRTLADAVKKRRLAAPADEE encoded by the coding sequence ATGTCTGCCACCCGAACCGACGACACCCGCATCGAGCAAAGCGGCGAACTGCTTGCGCCGATGCAGATCATGCGCGAGCTGCGCGCGAGCGAGGCCGTCCATGCGCACGTCGCGCGCGCGCGCGGCGCGATCCACGACGTCCTGCGTGGCGCCGACGACCGCATGTTCGTCGTCGTCGGCCCCTGCTCGATCCACGACCCCGAGGCCGCGCTCGACTACGCGCGCAAGCTCAAGCCCCTCGCTGACGAGCTCGCGCACGAACTCATCGTCGTGATGCGGGTGTATTTCGAGAAGCCGCGCACGACCGTCGGCTGGAAAGGGCTCATCAACGATCCCCATCTCGACGAGAGCTTCGACATCAACGAGGGCCTGCGGCTCGCGCGAAAATTGTTGCTGGAGATCAACGAAATCGGACTGCCCTGTGCGACCGAATTCCTCGACCTGATCTCGCCGCAGTACATCGCCGACCTCGTGAGCTGGGGTGCGATCGGTGCGCGCACGACCGAGTCGCAGTCGCATCGCCAGCTCGCGTCGGGGCTGTCGTGTCCCGTCGGCTTCAAGAACGGCACCGACGGCAGTCTGCGGATCGCGGTCGACGCGATCAAGGCCGCGGCGGCGCGCCACCATTTCATCTCGGTCACCAAGTCGGGCCACGTCGGCGTCTTCAGCACCTCGGGCAACGAGGACGCCCACGTCATCCTGCGCGGCGGCAAGGCGCCGAACTACGACGCGGCGAGCGTCAATCTCGCGAGCGGCGAGCTGGCGGCGGCGGGTCTCAGACAGCAACTGATGATCGATTTCTCGCACGCCAATTCGAGCAAGCAGTACCAGCGCCAGATCGAAGTCGCCGCCGACGTCGCCGCTCAAATCGCGGGCGGCGACACCCGCATCATCGGGGCGATGGTCGAGAGCCACCTCAATCCGGGCCGTCAGGACCTCGTCCCGGGGCAGTCGCTCGAGTATGCGAAGTCGATCACCGACGCGTGCATCGGGTGGGAGGACACGATTCCCCTGCTGCGCACGCTCGCCGACGCGGTGAAAAAACGCCGGCTGGCCGCGCCGGCGGATGAGGAATGA
- a CDS encoding tRNA threonylcarbamoyladenosine dehydratase, which produces MDAPQFERTRILLDPAEQARLARAHVLVAGLGGVGSYCAEALARAGVGRLTLVDHDVVAASNINRQLPALLSTVGQAKVDVMAARIRDINPACEVVVVREFLIPETVAERVPADVDFVVDCIDSLNCKVALVASSVERGLNVASSMGAGNKLDPSRIRLADISKTSMCALAAVMRKRLRKRGIAKGVLTIFSDEPGRAPLPPQPVEGRGRARAVNGTISYMPPLFGLMLAGAVVRKMIAGGSAATEAPAVAPPPQNPGEKNAGAAGV; this is translated from the coding sequence ATGGACGCGCCCCAGTTCGAACGCACCCGGATATTGCTCGATCCAGCCGAGCAGGCTCGGCTCGCGCGCGCACACGTCCTCGTCGCGGGGCTCGGCGGCGTCGGCTCGTATTGCGCGGAGGCGCTTGCCCGCGCCGGGGTGGGGCGGCTGACCCTCGTCGACCACGACGTCGTCGCCGCGTCGAATATCAACCGCCAGCTTCCCGCGCTGCTGTCGACGGTCGGGCAGGCCAAGGTCGACGTCATGGCCGCGCGCATCCGCGACATCAATCCGGCGTGCGAAGTCGTCGTCGTGCGCGAATTCCTGATCCCCGAGACCGTCGCCGAGCGCGTCCCGGCCGACGTCGACTTCGTCGTCGACTGCATCGACTCGCTCAACTGCAAGGTCGCGCTCGTCGCGAGCAGCGTCGAACGCGGGCTCAACGTCGCTTCGAGCATGGGCGCGGGGAACAAGCTCGACCCGAGCCGCATCCGGCTGGCTGACATTTCGAAAACCAGCATGTGCGCGCTCGCCGCGGTCATGCGCAAGCGGTTGCGCAAACGCGGCATCGCGAAAGGCGTGCTGACCATTTTTTCGGACGAACCCGGGCGCGCGCCGCTGCCGCCGCAGCCGGTCGAGGGGCGCGGTCGCGCGCGCGCGGTCAACGGCACGATCAGCTACATGCCGCCCTTGTTCGGCCTCATGCTGGCGGGGGCAGTCGTTCGGAAGATGATCGCTGGCGGGTCGGCAGCCACGGAAGCCCCGGCGGTCGCCCCGCCGCCGCAAAACCCGGGCGAAAAAAACGCCGGCGCGGCCGGCGTCTGA
- the purB gene encoding adenylosuccinate lyase, whose product MELTALTALSPLDGRYGGKTAALRDFFSEYALIKYRVIVEIEWLKALAAEPAITEVPAFSDGAIALLDAIADRFSVADAERVKAIEATTNHDVKAVEYFLKEKTRDNAEIGAVSEFIHFACTSEDINNLSHALMLKGARDAVLLPALEKLIARLSDLAHELADLPMLSRTHGQPASPTTVGKELANVVYRLRRAWDGIGAVELLGKINGAVGNYNAHLSAYPDLDWEGFASDFVGHLGLSFNPYTVQIEPHDAMAELYDAIARTNTVLIDLDRDVWGYISLGYFKQKTKAGEVGSSTMPHKVNPIDFENSEGNLGLANAVLRHLAEKLPVSRWQRDLTDSTVLRNMGVGFGYSLLAYESCLRGLGKLEANPAALATDLDANWEVLAEPIQTVMRRYGVANPYEQLKDLTRGKGGMSRETLHAFIDGLAIPAGEKDRLKAMSPASYTGKAAELARQI is encoded by the coding sequence ATGGAACTGACCGCACTGACCGCCCTTTCCCCCCTCGACGGCCGCTACGGCGGCAAGACTGCCGCGCTCCGCGACTTCTTCAGCGAGTACGCGCTGATCAAGTACCGCGTCATCGTCGAGATCGAATGGCTGAAGGCGCTCGCGGCCGAACCCGCGATCACGGAGGTCCCGGCCTTCTCCGACGGTGCGATCGCGCTGCTCGACGCCATCGCCGACCGTTTTTCTGTCGCGGACGCGGAGCGCGTGAAGGCGATCGAGGCGACGACCAACCACGACGTCAAGGCGGTCGAATATTTCCTCAAGGAAAAAACCCGGGACAACGCCGAGATCGGCGCGGTCTCCGAGTTCATCCATTTCGCGTGCACCTCGGAAGACATCAACAACCTGTCGCACGCGCTGATGCTCAAGGGCGCGCGCGACGCGGTCCTGCTGCCCGCGCTGGAGAAGCTCATCGCGCGCCTGAGCGACCTCGCCCACGAACTCGCCGACCTGCCGATGCTGTCGCGGACCCACGGCCAGCCGGCGTCGCCGACCACGGTCGGCAAGGAGCTCGCCAACGTCGTCTACCGTCTGCGGCGCGCCTGGGACGGCATCGGCGCGGTCGAGCTGCTCGGCAAGATCAACGGCGCCGTCGGCAATTACAACGCCCATCTGTCGGCCTACCCCGACCTCGATTGGGAAGGCTTCGCGAGCGATTTTGTCGGCCATCTCGGGCTCAGCTTCAATCCCTATACCGTACAGATTGAGCCGCACGACGCGATGGCCGAGCTTTACGACGCGATCGCGCGCACCAACACCGTACTCATCGACCTCGACCGCGACGTCTGGGGCTACATCTCGCTCGGCTACTTCAAGCAGAAGACCAAGGCCGGCGAGGTCGGGTCGTCGACGATGCCGCACAAGGTCAACCCGATCGACTTCGAGAACAGCGAGGGCAACCTCGGTCTTGCCAACGCAGTCCTGCGCCATCTCGCTGAAAAGCTCCCGGTCTCGCGCTGGCAGCGCGACCTCACCGACTCGACCGTGCTGCGCAACATGGGGGTCGGCTTCGGCTACAGCCTGCTCGCCTACGAATCCTGCCTGCGCGGCCTTGGCAAACTCGAGGCGAACCCCGCGGCGCTGGCGACCGACCTCGACGCCAACTGGGAAGTGCTCGCCGAGCCCATCCAGACCGTCATGCGCCGCTACGGCGTCGCCAACCCCTACGAGCAGTTGAAGGACCTCACGCGCGGCAAAGGCGGCATGAGCCGCGAGACGCTGCATGCGTTCATCGACGGCTTGGCGATCCCCGCGGGCGAGAAGGACCGCCTGAAAGCCATGTCACCGGCGTCCTACACGGGCAAGGCGGCGGAGCTGGCGCGGCAGATCTGA
- a CDS encoding PEP-CTERM sorting domain-containing protein has protein sequence MRAFPIAYVLFLSTSAFPLAAQAVAVSELPASIQSCITSGSCVVNYPGAYDSGTASAFEMFDLSSQKWNWLVRYNLVPPSGQTVIGGGPNTAYSGYLWMQVASSYSASEAAHPVTVFLDKVTPAPDSMFDQSGDLSLLVTTADLLAGGAYSTLEDHGEYGYFGSGSLSGELPLICLAEGCKIEARLNLLQLNYANAGSTIVMTGFDASDMRGLVYSQGSYYFDGEPPYGTKQAFYIAAVPEPGMAWLFGFGLLGVGAVARSRRTGL, from the coding sequence ATGCGTGCATTTCCCATAGCGTATGTCTTGTTTTTGAGTACGTCCGCGTTTCCTCTTGCAGCCCAGGCAGTCGCTGTTTCCGAGCTTCCAGCGTCGATCCAGTCCTGCATCACGTCAGGAAGTTGTGTGGTCAATTATCCGGGTGCTTACGATTCCGGAACAGCGAGCGCTTTTGAGATGTTTGACCTGTCGAGCCAGAAGTGGAATTGGCTAGTGCGATATAACCTGGTACCTCCGTCGGGCCAAACCGTCATCGGAGGAGGGCCGAACACCGCTTACAGCGGCTACTTGTGGATGCAGGTCGCAAGCAGTTACAGCGCTTCTGAGGCAGCCCACCCGGTCACCGTTTTTCTGGACAAGGTGACACCCGCACCCGACAGCATGTTTGACCAAAGCGGAGATTTGTCCCTGCTCGTGACGACCGCCGACTTGTTGGCAGGCGGCGCCTACTCGACGCTGGAAGACCACGGTGAGTATGGATACTTCGGTTCGGGGAGCTTGTCCGGTGAGCTCCCGCTGATCTGCCTTGCAGAGGGTTGCAAGATCGAGGCACGGCTTAATCTGTTGCAGTTGAACTACGCGAACGCGGGGTCGACGATCGTGATGACCGGCTTTGACGCCTCGGATATGCGCGGACTGGTTTATTCGCAAGGCTCGTACTATTTCGATGGCGAACCACCCTACGGCACGAAACAGGCCTTTTACATCGCCGCTGTTCCGGAACCCGGAATGGCGTGGCTGTTTGGTTTTGGCCTGCTCGGCGTTGGCGCCGTGGCACGGAGCCGGCGAACGGGCTTATAG